Proteins encoded within one genomic window of Fragaria vesca subsp. vesca linkage group LG1, FraVesHawaii_1.0, whole genome shotgun sequence:
- the LOC101290697 gene encoding receptor-like serine/threonine-protein kinase ALE2-like has translation MGWLSNKINRDQLKPGDHIYSWRTGYLYAHHGIYVGEGKVIHFTQAARQEIGTGTVLDRFIFSSSPSHSSQNPCTSCDESLGHGGGVISSCLYCFLSGGDLNLFEYGVSRTFFIAKVRGGTCTFAKSDPPEDVLHRARYLVQNGFGNYSLFGNNCEDFAIYCKTELCVSKGRSGQAALFSSSVKGVTFSSAAYLATTFSGLSAATAGIYSFNRYICDIGIRSDASRVPVENLIPVPPVRSAPQPSSTRFLAYEELEQATNNFESANILGEGCFGQVFKGVLTNGTAVAIKRLNNGRKQGDNEFLVAVEMLSRLHHRNLVKLVGYYSSRDSSQNLLCYELVPNGNLEAWLHGPLGLNCRLDWDTRMKIALDAARGLAYLHEDSQPCVIHRDFKASNILLEKDFHAKVADFGLAKLAPEGTFGYVAPEHTMTGDLLVKTDVYSYGVVLLELLSGRRPVDVSQPSGKENVVTWARSIRRDKNQLKVLADPSLGAKFRMEDFERVCSIAVACVASESSQRPTMGEVVQSLMSLC, from the exons ATGGGTTGGCTTTCAAACAAGATCAACAGGGACCAACTCAAACCTGGTGATCATATCTATTCATGGAGGACGGGCTACCTCTATGCCCATCATG GGATATATGTCGGTGAGGGAAAGGTTATCCACTTCACTCAGGCAGCTAGGCAGGAAATTGGCACAGGAACTGTGTTAGACCGTTTCATTTTCAGCTCATCTCCATCCCATTCCTCACAGAATCCCTGCACGAGTTGTGATGAATCATTGGGGCATGGTGGTGGTGTGATATCTTCTTGCCTATATTGTTTTTTGTCTGGTGGTGATCTAAATCTCTTTGAATATGGTGTCAGTCGAACCTTTTTTATTGCGAAAGTCAGAGGGGGTACCTGTACCTTTGCCAAATCTGACCCACCTGAAGATGTCCTTCACCGTGCCCGTTACCTTGTCCAGAATGGTTTTGGCAACTACAGTCTTTTTGGAAACAATTGCGAAGACTTTGCAATTTATTGCAAAACAGAGTTGTGCGTTAGTAAGGGAAGGAGTGGGCAGGCAGCCTTGTTTTCCTCTTCTGTGAAAGGTGTTACTTTCTCTTCAGCTGCATATTTGGCTACTACTTTTAGTGGTCTGAGTGCTGCAACTGCTGGCATATATAGTTTCAATCGATACATTTGTGATATTGGTATCCGCAGTGATGCTTCAAGAGTGCCAGTAGAGAATCTTATCCCAGTTCCACCAGTAAGATCTGCACCCCAGCCTAGCAGCACTCGGTTTCTGGCATATGAAGAACTTGAACAAGCAACAAACAACTTTGAATCTGCAAATATACTTGGAGAGGGTTGTTTTGGCCAGGTTTTCAAAGGTGTTTTAACTAACGGTACAGCTGTAGCGATTAAAAGACTTAATAATGGAAGGAAACAAGGTGACAATGAGTTCTTAGTGGCGGTTGAGATGCTTAGTAGGCTGCATCATCGTAATCTTGTGAAGCTTGTCGGTTACTATAGCAGTCGTGACTCCTCACAAAACTTACTTTGCTATGAGCTTGTGCCAAATGGAAACTTGGAGGCTTGGCTCCATG GTCCCCTGGGATTGAATTGTCGTTTGGATTGGGACACCAGAATGAAGATTGCACTTGATGCTGCCAGAGGGCTTGCTTACCTTCACGAGGACTCACAACCTTGTGTTATCCACAGAGATTTTAAAGCATCCAATATATTGCTGGAGAAGGATTTTCATGCCAAAGTTGCTGATTTTGGCCTGGCTAAACTGGCACCTGAAGGCACATTTGG GTATGTTGCTCCAGAGCACACCATGACTGGAGACCTATTAGTTAAAACTGATGTTTACAGCTATGGGGTCGTCCTTCTTGAATTACTCAGCGGAAGAAGGCCTGTAGATGTGTCACAGCCATCTGGGAAGGAAAATGTTGTCACTTGG GCAAGGTCAATTCGTAGAGACAAGAATCAGCTGAAAGTGCTTGCTGATCCTAGTCTTGGCGCAAAGTTCCGAATGGAAGATTTTGAACGAGTTTGCTCCATTGCAGTAGCTTGTGTTGCCTCCGAGTCAAGCCAACGACCCACAATGGGTGAAGTGGTACAGTCACTGATGAGTCTGTGTTAA
- the LOC101291280 gene encoding uncharacterized protein LOC101291280, with protein MGLLSNKIDRDHLKPGDHIYSWRNAYLYAHHGIYVGDGKVIHFTRAAGREIGTGTVLDRFIFSSSPSHSSENPCTSCDEPSGRDGGVMSSCLDCFLSGGDLYLFEYGVNPAFFIAKARGGTCTLASSDPSEDVLHRAFFLLQNGFGSYCLFKNNCEDFAIYCKTGLLVFTSLSVGRSGQAASIFSAASAIACSPARYLTTTFSGLSAFGAGIYCLHRLVCDIGIRRDVSKVPVERLVDRVGLVESAVATDVVKQD; from the exons ATGGGTTTGCTGTCAAACAAGATCGACAGGGACCATCTCAAACCTGGTGATCATATCTATTCATGGAGGAACGCTTACCTCTATGCCCATCACG GGATATATGTCGGTGATGGAAAGGTTATCCACTTCACTCGGGCAGCTGGGCGGGAAATTGGCACAGGAACTGTGTTAGACCGTTTCATTTTCAGCTCATCTCCATCCCATTCATCAGAGAATCCCTGCACTAGTTGTGATGAACCATCGGGGCGTGATGGTGGTGTCATGTCTTCTTGCCTAGACTGTTTTTTGTCCGGTGGCGATCTGTACCTCTTTGAATATGGTGTCAATCCAGCCTTTTTTATTGCCAAAGCCAGAGGAGGTACCTGTACCCTTGCCTCATCTGATCCATCTGAAGATGTCCTTCACCGTGCCTTTTTCCTTCTCCAGAATGGTTTTGGCAGCTACTGCCTTTTCAAAAATAATTGTGAAGACTTTGCAATTTATTGCAAAACAGGTTTGCTTGTGTTTACTAGCCTTAGTGTGGGAAGGAGCGGGCAGGCTGCCTCCATTTTCTCTGCAGCAAGTGCTATTGCTTGTTCACCGGCTCGATATTTGACTACTACTTTTAGTGGTCTGAGTGCTTTCGGTGCTGGAATTTACTGTCTCCACCGATTGGTTTGTGATATTGGAATCCGCCGTGATGTTTCAAAAGTCCCAGTGGAGAGGCTCGTTGATCGGGTTGGCTTAGTGGAGTCAGCGGTTGCAACTGACGTGGTCAAGCAAGACTAA